One Pogoniulus pusillus isolate bPogPus1 chromosome 10, bPogPus1.pri, whole genome shotgun sequence genomic window carries:
- the RASGEF1B gene encoding ras-GEF domain-containing family member 1B isoform X1 — translation MPRQERMPQTPPFAAMFDSSGYNRNLYQSKEDSCGGLYYHDNNLLSGSLEALIQHLVPSVDYYPDRTYIFTFLLSSRLFMHPYELMAKVCHLCTEQRRLSEPGLDKNWIRKIAPKILQLLTEWTETFPYDFRDERMMRNLKELAQRIASGDEVYRKKVQQLLQNLIRKLTTVGQYEEVLAKINATSKDHLTLLKTKPQTVQRDIITVCNDPYVLAQQLTHIELERLNYIGPEEFVQAFVQKDPLDNDKRCCGDQKKTQNLEAYVEWFNRLSYLVATEICMPVKKKHRARVIEYFTDVARECFNIGNFNSLMAIISGMNMSPVSRLKKTWAKVKTDKFDILEHQMDPSSNFYNYRTALRGAAQRSLTAHSSREKIVIPFFSLLIKDIYFLNEGCANHLPNGHVNFEKFWELAKQVSEFMTWKQVECPFERDLKVLQYLLTVPVFSDDALYLASYESESPENHLEKDRWKTLRSVLLGRV, via the exons GAGAGGATGCCACAGACACCTCCCTTTGCAGCTATGTTTGACAGCAGTGGCTACAACAGGAACCTCTATCAGTCAAAAGAGGACAGCTGTGGAGGGCTGTATTACCATGACAACAACCTTCTCTCAGGGTCCCTGGAAGCTCTGATCCAGCACTTGGTACCCAGTGTAGATTACTATCCTGAT AGGACATACATCTTTACCTTCCTTCTCAGCTCACGCCTCTTCATGCACCCCTATGAGCTCATGGCCAAAGTCTGCCACCTGTGCACAGAGCAGCGGAGACTAAGTGAGCCTGGCCTGGACAAG AACTGGATACGGAAAATTGCACCTAAAATCCTGCAGCTGTTGACTGAGTGGACAGAGACCTTCCCCTATGATTTCCGAGACGAAAGGATGATGAGGAACTTGAAGGAGTTAGCACAAAGAATAGCCAGTGGTGATGAG GTGTACAGGAAGAAAGtacagcagctcctccagaacCTGATTAGGAAGCTCACCACTGTTGGCCAATATGAGGAAGTACTTGCAAAAATTAATGCCACATCCAAAGATCACCTCACACTCCTAAAGACCAAGCCCCAGACTGTCCAGAGGGACATCATCACTGTATGCAACGATCCCTACgtgctggctcagcagctgaCACACATAGAGCTT GAGAGACTCAATTATATTGGACCAGAAGAATTTGTTCAGGCCTTTGTGCAAAAGGACCCTTTGGATAATGACAAG agatgttgtggagacCAAAAGAAGACCCAGAATCTGGAAGCCTATGTGGAGTGGTTTAACAGGCTCAGTTACTTGGTTGCAACAGAAATCTGTATG cctgtgaaGAAGAAGCACAGAGCAAGAGTGATAGAGTATTTCACTGATGTGGCACGGGAATGTTTTAACATTGGCAACTTCAACTCCTTAATGGCCATTATTT CTGGGATGAACATGAGTCCTGTGTCTCGATTAAAGAAGACTTGGGCCAAAGTGAAGACAGACAAATTTGATATTCTTGAG CATCAGATGGACCCTTCCAGCAATTTCTATAACTACCGAACTGCTCTGCGTGGAGCCGCTCAGAGGTCCCTgacagctcacagcagcagggagaag ATTGTGATACCTTTCTTCAGCCTCTTGATCAAAGATATCTACTTCCTCAACGAGGGTTGTGCCAATCATCTTCCAAATGGCCATGTTAATTTTGAG AAATTTTGGGAATTGGCAAAACAAGTCAGTGAGTTTATGACGTGGAAACAAGTGGAGTGTCCTTTTGAAAGGGATCTGAAGGTTCTGCAGTACTTGCTCACTGTCCCAGTCTTCAGTGATGATG CACTCTACTTGGCTTCCTATGAGAGCGAAAGCCCCGAGAACCACCTTGAAAAGGACAGATGGAAGACACTAAG gtcagtgctgctgggcagagtctAG
- the RASGEF1B gene encoding ras-GEF domain-containing family member 1B isoform X2, whose amino-acid sequence MPQTPPFAAMFDSSGYNRNLYQSKEDSCGGLYYHDNNLLSGSLEALIQHLVPSVDYYPDRTYIFTFLLSSRLFMHPYELMAKVCHLCTEQRRLSEPGLDKNWIRKIAPKILQLLTEWTETFPYDFRDERMMRNLKELAQRIASGDEVYRKKVQQLLQNLIRKLTTVGQYEEVLAKINATSKDHLTLLKTKPQTVQRDIITVCNDPYVLAQQLTHIELERLNYIGPEEFVQAFVQKDPLDNDKRCCGDQKKTQNLEAYVEWFNRLSYLVATEICMPVKKKHRARVIEYFTDVARECFNIGNFNSLMAIISGMNMSPVSRLKKTWAKVKTDKFDILEHQMDPSSNFYNYRTALRGAAQRSLTAHSSREKIVIPFFSLLIKDIYFLNEGCANHLPNGHVNFEKFWELAKQVSEFMTWKQVECPFERDLKVLQYLLTVPVFSDDALYLASYESESPENHLEKDRWKTLRSVLLGRV is encoded by the exons ATGCCACAGACACCTCCCTTTGCAGCTATGTTTGACAGCAGTGGCTACAACAGGAACCTCTATCAGTCAAAAGAGGACAGCTGTGGAGGGCTGTATTACCATGACAACAACCTTCTCTCAGGGTCCCTGGAAGCTCTGATCCAGCACTTGGTACCCAGTGTAGATTACTATCCTGAT AGGACATACATCTTTACCTTCCTTCTCAGCTCACGCCTCTTCATGCACCCCTATGAGCTCATGGCCAAAGTCTGCCACCTGTGCACAGAGCAGCGGAGACTAAGTGAGCCTGGCCTGGACAAG AACTGGATACGGAAAATTGCACCTAAAATCCTGCAGCTGTTGACTGAGTGGACAGAGACCTTCCCCTATGATTTCCGAGACGAAAGGATGATGAGGAACTTGAAGGAGTTAGCACAAAGAATAGCCAGTGGTGATGAG GTGTACAGGAAGAAAGtacagcagctcctccagaacCTGATTAGGAAGCTCACCACTGTTGGCCAATATGAGGAAGTACTTGCAAAAATTAATGCCACATCCAAAGATCACCTCACACTCCTAAAGACCAAGCCCCAGACTGTCCAGAGGGACATCATCACTGTATGCAACGATCCCTACgtgctggctcagcagctgaCACACATAGAGCTT GAGAGACTCAATTATATTGGACCAGAAGAATTTGTTCAGGCCTTTGTGCAAAAGGACCCTTTGGATAATGACAAG agatgttgtggagacCAAAAGAAGACCCAGAATCTGGAAGCCTATGTGGAGTGGTTTAACAGGCTCAGTTACTTGGTTGCAACAGAAATCTGTATG cctgtgaaGAAGAAGCACAGAGCAAGAGTGATAGAGTATTTCACTGATGTGGCACGGGAATGTTTTAACATTGGCAACTTCAACTCCTTAATGGCCATTATTT CTGGGATGAACATGAGTCCTGTGTCTCGATTAAAGAAGACTTGGGCCAAAGTGAAGACAGACAAATTTGATATTCTTGAG CATCAGATGGACCCTTCCAGCAATTTCTATAACTACCGAACTGCTCTGCGTGGAGCCGCTCAGAGGTCCCTgacagctcacagcagcagggagaag ATTGTGATACCTTTCTTCAGCCTCTTGATCAAAGATATCTACTTCCTCAACGAGGGTTGTGCCAATCATCTTCCAAATGGCCATGTTAATTTTGAG AAATTTTGGGAATTGGCAAAACAAGTCAGTGAGTTTATGACGTGGAAACAAGTGGAGTGTCCTTTTGAAAGGGATCTGAAGGTTCTGCAGTACTTGCTCACTGTCCCAGTCTTCAGTGATGATG CACTCTACTTGGCTTCCTATGAGAGCGAAAGCCCCGAGAACCACCTTGAAAAGGACAGATGGAAGACACTAAG gtcagtgctgctgggcagagtctAG